From Pseudorca crassidens isolate mPseCra1 chromosome 7, mPseCra1.hap1, whole genome shotgun sequence, a single genomic window includes:
- the DIRAS2 gene encoding GTP-binding protein Di-Ras2 has product MPEQSNDYRVAVFGAGGVGKSSLVLRFVKGTFRESYIPTVEDTYRQVISCDKSICTLQITDTTGSHQFPAMQRLSISKGHAFILVYSITSRQSLEELKPIYEQICEIKGDVESIPIMLVGNKCDESPNREVESSEAEVLARKWKCAFMETSAKLNHNVKELFQELLNLEKRRTVSLQIDGKKSKQQKRKEKLKGKCVIM; this is encoded by the coding sequence ATGCCAGAGCAGAGCAACGATTACCGGGTGGCCGTGTTCGGCGCAGGTGGTGTTGGCAAGAGCTCTCTGGTCTTGCGGTTTGTGAAAGGTACATTCCGGGAGAGCTACATCCCCACTGTGGAAGACACCTACCGGCAGGTCATCAGCTGTGACAAGAGCATCTGCACCCTGCAGATCACGGACACCACAGGCAGCCACCAGTTCCCTGCCATGCAGCGGCTGTCCATCTCCAAAGGGCATGCCTTCATTCTGGTCTACTCTATCACCAGCCGGCAGTCCTTAGAGGAGCTCAAACCCATCTATGAACAAATCTGTGAGATCAAAGGGGATGTGGAGAGCATCCCCATCATGCTTGTGGGGAACAAGTGTGACGAGAGCCCGAACCGCGAGGTGGAGAGCAGTGAGGCCGAGGTGCTGGCCCGCAAGTGGAAGTGCGCCTTCATGGAGACCTCGGCTAAGCTCAACCACAATGTGAAGGAGCTCTTCCAGGAGCTGCTCAACCTGGAGAAGCGCAGGACCGTGAGCCTCCAGATCGATGGGAAAAAGAGCAAGcagcagaagaggaaagaaaagctcAAGGGCAAGTGCGTGATCATGTGA